Proteins encoded by one window of Arabidopsis thaliana chromosome 2, partial sequence:
- a CDS encoding Transducin/WD40 repeat-like superfamily protein: MMNTSNGMISGPSSSSASAANPQSPGIKTYFKTPEGKYKLHYEKTHPSGLLHYTHGKTVTQVLCKNIKCTFHFYVLKVVSENGFVKFWCQVTLAHLKDKPAPSTPTGTSSSSTASSGFRSATARLLGGGNGNRALSFVGGNGGAKNVGASSRIGASFAASSSNTSATNTNFDGKGTYLVFNVGDAIFISDLNSQDKDPVKSIHISNSNPMCHAFHPDAKDGHDLLIGLNSGDVYTVSLRQQLQDVGKKLVSAQHYNKDGSVNNSRCTSIAWVPGGDGSFVAAHADGNLYVYEKNKEGATDSSFSAIRDPTQFSVDKAKYSKSNPVARWHIGQGAINSIAFSNDGAYLATVGRDGYLRIFDFSTQKLVCGVKSYYGALLCCAWSMDGKYLLTGGEDDLVQVWSMEDRKVVAWGEGHNSWVSGVAFDSYWSSPNSEGSGENVMYRFGSVGQFNRIQIVE; this comes from the exons ATGATGAACACTTCGAATGGGATGATCTCTGggccttcttcttcgtcagcTTCGGCGGCGAATCCTCAGTCTCCGGGAATCAAAACGTATTTCAAGACGCCTGAAGGAAAGTACAAGCTCCACTACGAGAAGACGCATCCCTCTGGGCTTCTTCACTACACTCATGGCAAAACCGTTACTCAG GTTTTGTGTAAGAATATCAAATGcacatttcatttttatgttttgaaagtGGTTTCTGAGAATGGATTTGTGAAATTTTGGTGTCAGGTTACTCTAGCTCACCTTAAGGATAAACCTGCTCCATCGACACCAACTGGGACCTCGTCAAGTTCCACAGCTAGTAGCGGTTTCCGGTCAGCAACAGCAAGGTTATTGGGTGGTGGGAATGGTAACCGTGCGCTTAGTTTTGTTGGAGGTAATGGAGGGGCTAAAAATGTGGGTGCAAGTTCAAGGATTGGGGCCTCATTCGCTGCTTCTAGTTCTAATACCTCAGCTACTAATACAAATTTCGATGGGAAAGGAACTTACTTAGTCTTCAATGTTGGTGATGCTATTTTTATTAGTGACTTGAACTCGCAGGACAAG gATCCAGTAAAGTCTATACATATCAGCAATTCAAACCCTATGTGCCATGCATTTCATCCAGATGCTAAGGATGGACATGATCTACTTATTGGGCTGAACTCTGGGGATG TCTACACCGTATCACTAAGACAGCAGTTGCAGGATGTTGGTAAGAAGCTTGTTAGTGCTCAGCATTATAACAAAGATGGTTCTGTAAATAACAG CCGCTGTACTAGTATAGCTTGGGTGCCTGGAGGTGATGGATCCTTTGTTGCTGCTCATGCCGATGGAAATCTGTACGTATATGAAAAG AATAAAGAAGGTGCAACtgattcttcattttctgcTATAAGGGATCCTACACAGTTTTCAGTTGACAAAGCAAAATATAGCAAG AGTAATCCAGTAGCGAGATGGCATATTGGGCAAGGTGCGATTAATAGCATTGCATTTTCAAATGATGGAGCGTACTTGGCAACTGTTGGAAGAGATG GTTATCTTcgaatttttgatttttcaaccCAAAAGCTAGTGTGTGGTGTAAAAAGTTATTATGGTGCTCTATTGTGTTGTGCTTGGAG TATGGATGGAAAGTACCTTTTGACTGGAGGTGAAGATGACTTGGTTCAAGTGTGGAGTATGGAAGATCGAAAGGTTGTGGCATGGGGTGAGGGACACAATTCGTGGGTAAG TGGTGTGGCGTTTGATTCGTATTGGTCGTCACCAAATTCAGAGGGGTCTGGCGAGAATGTCATGTATCGGTTTGGTTCTGTTGGTCAG
- a CDS encoding Transducin/WD40 repeat-like superfamily protein — MMNTSNGMISGPSSSSASAANPQSPGIKTYFKTPEGKYKLHYEKTHPSGLLHYTHGKTVTQVTLAHLKDKPAPSTPTGTSSSSTASSGFRSATARLLGGGNGNRALSFVGGNGGAKNVGASSRIGASFAASSSNTSATNTNFDGKGTYLVFNVGDAIFISDLNSQDKDPVKSIHISNSNPMCHAFHPDAKDGHDLLIGLNSGDVYTVSLRQQLQDVGKKLVSAQHYNKDGSVNNSRCTSIAWVPGGDGSFVAAHADGNLYVYEKNKEGATDSSFSAIRDPTQFSVDKAKYSKSNPVARWHIGQGAINSIAFSNDGAYLATVGRDGYLRIFDFSTQKLVCGVKSYYGALLCCAWSMDGKYLLTGGEDDLVQVWSMEDRKVVAWGEGHNSWVRFLNWSIVNYVCKTNTT; from the exons ATGATGAACACTTCGAATGGGATGATCTCTGggccttcttcttcgtcagcTTCGGCGGCGAATCCTCAGTCTCCGGGAATCAAAACGTATTTCAAGACGCCTGAAGGAAAGTACAAGCTCCACTACGAGAAGACGCATCCCTCTGGGCTTCTTCACTACACTCATGGCAAAACCGTTACTCAG GTTACTCTAGCTCACCTTAAGGATAAACCTGCTCCATCGACACCAACTGGGACCTCGTCAAGTTCCACAGCTAGTAGCGGTTTCCGGTCAGCAACAGCAAGGTTATTGGGTGGTGGGAATGGTAACCGTGCGCTTAGTTTTGTTGGAGGTAATGGAGGGGCTAAAAATGTGGGTGCAAGTTCAAGGATTGGGGCCTCATTCGCTGCTTCTAGTTCTAATACCTCAGCTACTAATACAAATTTCGATGGGAAAGGAACTTACTTAGTCTTCAATGTTGGTGATGCTATTTTTATTAGTGACTTGAACTCGCAGGACAAG gATCCAGTAAAGTCTATACATATCAGCAATTCAAACCCTATGTGCCATGCATTTCATCCAGATGCTAAGGATGGACATGATCTACTTATTGGGCTGAACTCTGGGGATG TCTACACCGTATCACTAAGACAGCAGTTGCAGGATGTTGGTAAGAAGCTTGTTAGTGCTCAGCATTATAACAAAGATGGTTCTGTAAATAACAG CCGCTGTACTAGTATAGCTTGGGTGCCTGGAGGTGATGGATCCTTTGTTGCTGCTCATGCCGATGGAAATCTGTACGTATATGAAAAG AATAAAGAAGGTGCAACtgattcttcattttctgcTATAAGGGATCCTACACAGTTTTCAGTTGACAAAGCAAAATATAGCAAG AGTAATCCAGTAGCGAGATGGCATATTGGGCAAGGTGCGATTAATAGCATTGCATTTTCAAATGATGGAGCGTACTTGGCAACTGTTGGAAGAGATG GTTATCTTcgaatttttgatttttcaaccCAAAAGCTAGTGTGTGGTGTAAAAAGTTATTATGGTGCTCTATTGTGTTGTGCTTGGAG TATGGATGGAAAGTACCTTTTGACTGGAGGTGAAGATGACTTGGTTCAAGTGTGGAGTATGGAAGATCGAAAGGTTGTGGCATGGGGTGAGGGACACAATTCGTGGGTAAGGTTCTTAAATTGGAGTATAGTGAATTACGTATGTAAGACAAACACTACTTGA